In Phyllobacterium zundukense, one DNA window encodes the following:
- a CDS encoding PAS domain-containing hybrid sensor histidine kinase/response regulator yields the protein MVVFPSILLSIMISNDLLLPVLLKRAATISPGESRDFTRTIPNLRRAAVIGILLTAFAYQLTIYGHVDFAGLALISAIAMMQLLPPFLGGLIWRSGTVRGARWGMLSGFFVWVYTMALPTMLDRTSPLLTDGPFGWLALRPQALFGLEASDYVNGLVWSLSANLALFIVGSLSRSATPLERIQAAIFIPENAVSLNVLGNLQPSVTIDQLKATISKYIGVEQTDLAFNSYHKQENIVLEGSDPADFKTVHFSEQLLSGIVGSPSARMILSLAMGPTGLAQRQAQILLDHATDALAQNRTLLQTALDQMDQGICVFDPQYRLSCWNTQFRLILDLPKELQRMGTPLSHIASSLHGRGDLMDFTAQTFTEQFTSFAAPWRINLKRTGQTIEIRSNSMPDGGLVTTFTDVTSAVKADNLLRQTNESLELRVRDRTTELTLANQQLAKAQRRAEEANIGKTRFLADAGHDILQPLNAARLYSSSLMERLGDSREKELVNNVDSSLEAVEAIINALLDISRLDTGALKPVISVFRLDTLLQQIARDFSPVAQEKGLELRVVMSSAVVMTDRNLLRRLIQNLVSNAIKYCGSGKVLVGTRRHGKSVELQVFDTGIGIPQAKLEYIFREFARLSEGMKESDGLGLGLSIVERIAKVLDLRVVVRSAIGKGSVFSVTMPVSSTPAMPAHEEQRAVRPSSALTGLLVICIDDNEQSLAGMRELLTTWGCDVMSLSGGKALRTYCLENKRAPDVLLADYNLADENGLDLIGFTRGHFDHHIQAALVTADRSDQVRERASAEDISIINKPVRPAILRALLSHFRHAMAAE from the coding sequence ATGGTGGTTTTTCCGTCCATCCTGCTGTCGATCATGATTTCAAACGATCTTCTTTTACCTGTGCTGCTAAAGCGGGCGGCCACGATCTCGCCAGGGGAATCAAGGGATTTTACCAGGACAATTCCCAATCTGAGGCGCGCCGCGGTCATAGGAATTCTTCTAACGGCCTTTGCCTACCAGTTGACAATCTATGGGCATGTGGATTTTGCCGGATTGGCGCTCATTTCCGCGATCGCCATGATGCAGCTTCTTCCGCCATTTCTCGGTGGACTAATCTGGCGCAGCGGCACCGTGAGGGGGGCACGCTGGGGCATGCTCAGCGGCTTCTTTGTCTGGGTTTACACAATGGCCCTGCCTACCATGCTCGACCGGACCTCACCTCTGCTTACGGATGGTCCATTCGGGTGGCTGGCCCTTAGGCCGCAAGCGCTGTTTGGCCTGGAGGCCAGCGACTACGTCAATGGACTTGTGTGGAGCCTCTCCGCCAATTTGGCGCTTTTCATCGTCGGCTCGCTTTCACGAAGCGCAACCCCGCTCGAGCGCATCCAGGCGGCTATTTTCATACCCGAAAATGCAGTATCGCTGAATGTACTCGGGAATCTTCAACCCAGCGTCACGATCGATCAACTGAAAGCGACAATATCGAAATATATCGGTGTCGAGCAGACCGATCTTGCGTTCAATTCCTATCACAAGCAGGAAAACATCGTTCTTGAGGGCAGTGATCCTGCCGATTTCAAGACAGTTCATTTCTCGGAGCAACTCCTGTCCGGTATTGTCGGTTCGCCGTCAGCGCGCATGATCCTTTCACTTGCCATGGGGCCGACGGGCTTGGCACAGCGTCAAGCCCAGATATTGCTTGACCACGCCACCGACGCGCTGGCGCAGAACCGCACCCTTTTGCAGACTGCTCTGGATCAGATGGATCAGGGCATCTGCGTTTTCGATCCACAGTATCGGCTCAGTTGCTGGAACACCCAATTCCGCCTCATCCTTGATCTCCCAAAGGAACTGCAGCGGATGGGTACTCCTCTCAGCCACATTGCATCCAGTCTCCATGGTCGCGGTGATCTGATGGATTTCACTGCTCAGACCTTCACAGAACAATTCACCAGCTTTGCCGCGCCATGGCGCATCAATCTCAAAAGAACCGGCCAGACGATTGAAATTCGTTCGAATTCCATGCCGGACGGTGGCCTCGTGACCACCTTTACCGATGTGACGAGCGCGGTGAAAGCAGACAATCTCTTGCGCCAGACAAACGAGTCGCTGGAACTGCGCGTACGCGATCGTACAACCGAGCTGACGCTTGCAAACCAGCAATTGGCCAAGGCACAACGGCGCGCCGAAGAGGCCAATATTGGCAAGACCCGTTTCCTTGCAGATGCCGGACACGATATTCTTCAGCCCTTGAATGCAGCCCGCCTCTACTCATCGTCTCTGATGGAACGGCTTGGAGATTCACGCGAGAAGGAACTCGTCAACAATGTCGACTCCTCGCTTGAAGCCGTCGAGGCAATCATCAACGCATTGCTCGATATTTCGCGATTGGATACAGGTGCGCTGAAGCCCGTCATCTCGGTTTTCCGCCTTGATACGCTGCTGCAACAGATTGCCCGGGATTTCTCGCCCGTAGCGCAGGAGAAGGGCTTGGAACTGCGTGTTGTCATGAGTTCCGCAGTGGTGATGACCGATCGCAACCTCCTCAGACGCCTCATCCAGAATCTCGTATCGAATGCCATCAAATACTGCGGATCGGGCAAGGTTCTGGTGGGGACGCGCCGCCACGGCAAATCGGTCGAATTGCAGGTTTTCGACACCGGAATTGGCATCCCCCAAGCCAAGCTGGAGTATATTTTTCGAGAGTTTGCCCGGCTTTCGGAGGGAATGAAGGAATCGGACGGGCTTGGGCTTGGTCTTTCCATCGTAGAGCGCATCGCGAAAGTTCTCGATCTGCGCGTCGTCGTCCGTTCGGCAATCGGCAAGGGATCCGTGTTTTCGGTTACCATGCCGGTTTCCAGCACGCCCGCAATGCCTGCACATGAAGAACAACGGGCAGTACGTCCTTCCAGCGCCCTAACCGGACTGCTGGTCATCTGTATCGACGACAACGAGCAATCTCTTGCCGGTATGCGCGAACTGCTGACGACATGGGGCTGCGACGTCATGTCCCTGAGTGGTGGCAAAGCCTTGCGAACCTATTGCCTTGAAAACAAACGAGCCCCCGATGTTCTGCTCGCCGATTACAATCTCGCAGATGAAAACGGCCTTGATCTCATCGGTTTTACCCGTGGCCATTTTGATCATCATATACAAGCAGCCCTGGTCACAGCGGACCGCTCGGACCAGGTTCGAGAGCGCGCAAGCGCAGAAGACATCTCCATCATCAACAAGCCGGTTCGTCCGGCAATCTTGCGCGCGCTCCTCTCGCACTTTCGCCACGCAATGGCCGCCGAATAA
- the pip gene encoding prolyl aminopeptidase: MITNTLYPENQPYLEQMLEVSELHSIHLEECGNPDGKPVIMIHGGPGGGINPIMRRLHDPERYRIILFDQRGCGKSTPHAELEENTTWDLVADMERIRNHLGIDKWQVFGGSWGSTLGLAYAQTHPAQVSELILRGIFMIRRFEIEWFYSNGASIIYPDRFEAYQEHIPEEERGDMIAAYYKRLTDPDPSVRLAAAKLWARWEGSALSLLPDPAREEAFASDHFAIAFARIECHYFYNKGFFDTDDQLLRNAHLIREIPGIIVHGRYDMCTPLLNAWHLKKVWPEADLRIVEDAGHAVSEPGIVHELVAATRRFAA; encoded by the coding sequence ATGATTACAAATACTCTTTACCCTGAGAACCAGCCCTATTTGGAACAGATGCTTGAAGTGTCTGAACTGCACAGCATTCATCTGGAGGAATGCGGCAATCCTGACGGTAAACCCGTAATCATGATCCATGGGGGACCCGGCGGCGGGATCAATCCTATAATGCGGCGCCTACACGACCCGGAGCGCTACCGTATCATCCTCTTCGATCAGCGCGGCTGCGGGAAATCAACGCCGCATGCAGAACTGGAGGAAAACACGACCTGGGATCTGGTCGCCGACATGGAGCGTATTCGCAATCATTTGGGCATCGACAAGTGGCAGGTTTTCGGCGGCTCCTGGGGCTCGACGCTCGGTCTGGCCTACGCACAGACGCATCCCGCACAAGTAAGCGAACTGATCCTGCGCGGCATCTTCATGATCCGGCGTTTCGAGATCGAATGGTTCTATTCGAATGGTGCGAGCATCATCTATCCCGATCGTTTCGAAGCCTATCAGGAGCACATTCCTGAGGAGGAACGCGGCGACATGATTGCCGCCTATTACAAACGCCTGACGGATCCGGATCCCAGTGTCCGTTTGGCCGCCGCCAAATTATGGGCGCGGTGGGAAGGTTCGGCTCTCTCCCTGCTCCCTGATCCGGCGCGCGAAGAGGCTTTCGCCAGCGATCATTTCGCCATCGCTTTCGCCCGAATCGAATGTCATTACTTCTATAACAAGGGCTTTTTCGACACCGACGATCAGTTGCTGCGCAACGCACATCTGATCCGCGAGATTCCTGGCATCATTGTGCATGGCCGCTACGATATGTGCACGCCTTTGCTTAATGCCTGGCATCTGAAAAAGGTCTGGCCGGAGGCAGATCTGCGCATTGTGGAAGATGCGGGGCACGCGGTCAGCGAACCCGGCATCGTTCATGAATTGGTCGCTGCGACGAGGCGGTTTGCCGCCTGA
- a CDS encoding VOC family protein: MIAVPTLIGEVSIRLFVRHGDQQKALDFYENVFGAKVVGYPYLHNGELIAAELRMGASVIMIVGANPKRDADASLGGPRSVHAIGATPVMLDIHVDDVDRVMHHAVAEGGSLRNEVETLDSGDRAGVLTDPFGHLWVVKSQRKHLAA, translated from the coding sequence ATGATTGCAGTGCCAACACTGATTGGAGAGGTATCGATAAGGCTTTTTGTACGCCATGGAGACCAGCAGAAAGCCCTGGATTTCTATGAAAATGTCTTCGGCGCCAAAGTTGTCGGCTACCCTTATCTGCACAACGGCGAACTGATTGCTGCCGAATTGCGCATGGGTGCGTCGGTGATCATGATTGTCGGTGCCAATCCCAAGCGCGATGCGGACGCTTCACTCGGCGGTCCGCGGTCGGTTCACGCCATTGGCGCAACGCCTGTCATGCTTGATATCCATGTGGACGATGTTGACCGGGTGATGCACCATGCAGTCGCCGAAGGCGGCAGTTTGCGCAATGAGGTCGAAACGCTGGACAGTGGTGATCGCGCCGGCGTGCTGACCGATCCGTTTGGTCACCTCTGGGTTGTCAAGTCGCAGCGCAAGCATCTGGCGGCTTAG
- a CDS encoding DUF952 domain-containing protein: MTQLIYKIAPRALWQAAEAKGVFDGAPIDHADGCIHFSTAAQAVETAAKHFAGQNDLLLIAVEADRLGDALKYEVSRGGDLFPHLHASLPLATVLWVKPLPLGNDGKHAFPELQA, encoded by the coding sequence ATGACCCAACTGATCTACAAGATTGCCCCGCGCGCGCTTTGGCAGGCTGCCGAAGCGAAGGGGGTGTTTGATGGTGCGCCCATTGACCATGCGGACGGCTGTATCCACTTTTCGACCGCCGCACAGGCTGTGGAGACGGCAGCAAAACATTTCGCTGGCCAGAACGACCTCCTGCTCATAGCCGTTGAAGCCGATCGCCTGGGCGATGCGCTCAAATATGAGGTCTCGCGCGGTGGCGACCTCTTCCCGCATCTTCATGCATCACTGCCGCTCGCAACTGTGCTCTGGGTTAAACCCTTGCCACTCGGCAACGATGGCAAACACGCGTTTCCGGAGTTGCAGGCATGA
- a CDS encoding quinone-dependent dihydroorotate dehydrogenase, giving the protein MSGLFQSIGRKVLFSFDPEDAHGLSIKALKTGLVPACTPQNDPALRVTVAGLSFPNPLGMAAGYDKNAEVPDALLNLGFGFAEVGTLTPLAQSGNPKPRIFRLVEDNAVINRLGFNNEGHEPAFRRLTHRRSHAGIVGVNIGANKDSTDRVADYVAGIRKFHSLASYFTVNISSPNTPGLRDLQARDSLKELLGKVLEAREVQAGVRRPVFLKIAPDLHEANLDEIAAEIALHPLDGLIISNTTLSRSGLKSTRNTNEAGGLSGVPLFERSTIVLAKMRQRVGPELPLIGVGGIDSAAAAITKIRAGADLVQLYTSMIYRGPGLAGEIVKGLSAALKRDGVTTIAALRDCDMASWAGRAIPA; this is encoded by the coding sequence ATGAGCGGATTGTTCCAGTCGATCGGCCGCAAGGTCTTGTTCTCGTTCGATCCAGAGGACGCACATGGGCTTTCTATCAAGGCACTGAAAACGGGATTAGTGCCCGCTTGCACACCGCAGAACGACCCGGCATTGCGCGTCACCGTCGCTGGCCTCAGCTTTCCTAACCCGCTGGGCATGGCCGCGGGCTATGACAAGAATGCCGAAGTGCCGGACGCGCTACTGAACCTCGGCTTTGGCTTCGCCGAAGTCGGCACGCTGACGCCGCTCGCACAGAGCGGCAATCCGAAACCGCGCATTTTCCGCCTTGTCGAGGACAATGCGGTAATCAACCGGCTTGGCTTCAACAATGAAGGCCATGAGCCAGCGTTTCGCCGTCTGACCCACCGGCGCTCCCATGCAGGGATCGTCGGGGTCAATATCGGTGCCAACAAGGATTCCACTGATCGGGTCGCCGACTATGTGGCTGGTATCCGGAAATTCCACTCGCTGGCCAGCTATTTCACCGTCAACATCTCCTCTCCCAATACACCGGGGTTGCGTGATCTCCAGGCGCGAGACAGTCTCAAGGAATTGCTGGGCAAGGTGCTCGAGGCACGCGAGGTACAAGCCGGCGTAAGGCGCCCCGTCTTCCTCAAGATCGCGCCGGACCTGCACGAAGCCAATCTCGACGAGATTGCCGCCGAAATTGCCCTGCACCCACTGGACGGGTTGATCATTTCCAATACGACGCTGTCACGCAGTGGTCTCAAGAGCACCAGAAACACTAACGAGGCAGGCGGTCTTTCTGGCGTGCCGCTGTTCGAACGATCGACGATTGTGCTCGCCAAAATGCGCCAGCGCGTTGGTCCCGAACTGCCGCTGATCGGGGTTGGTGGCATCGACAGTGCTGCGGCTGCAATCACGAAAATTCGCGCTGGCGCGGATCTCGTCCAGCTCTATACGAGCATGATATATCGAGGTCCTGGTTTGGCAGGTGAGATCGTCAAAGGCCTGTCCGCGGCTCTGAAACGGGATGGCGTCACCACAATCGCAGCATTACGCGATTGCGACATGGCGAGTTGGGCGGGCAGAGCAATTCCTGCTTAA
- a CDS encoding MATE family efflux transporter — MTIEASTPPGLKVVRPFEVTNRLMLAITIPVMLASLTTPLLGLVDMAVIGQLGDPHLLGGLAIGALVFDFLFSTMNFLRSGTTGLVAQAMGRHDGVEQQAVFWRAIGIAVVVGILFIAATPLVLEATISFMNPDKAVADAMSTYVSIRLLSSPMALGNFVVLGLLLGQGKAMQGLYLQLLLNGVNVVMTVWLGLVMGWGVTGIAWGTVLGESVALLVGLSVIYLQFRSVPNPTRARILDVHEIRRMFAVNRDIMLRSFFLLIAYAYFTRAGTQAGAVTLATNAVLMNFLLISGYLIDGVTTAAEQVSGRAVGAHYRPAFDRGVKLSFLWGMILATLMAIFFLIFGDAIVAFLIKSDEVQSMASLYLPWAAMAPVVGLLAFHMDGVFIGATWSRDMRNMMILSLLGYFAAYFILPRFFGNHGLWLALHLFLGLRGLSLLLILPSRARLQFAD, encoded by the coding sequence ATGACGATCGAAGCTTCCACTCCGCCAGGATTAAAGGTTGTTCGCCCATTCGAGGTAACCAACCGGCTGATGCTGGCAATCACCATACCGGTCATGCTGGCGTCGCTCACGACACCGCTGCTTGGTCTCGTCGATATGGCCGTGATTGGTCAACTTGGTGATCCGCATTTGCTTGGCGGCCTTGCCATTGGCGCTCTGGTCTTCGACTTCCTGTTCTCTACGATGAATTTCCTGCGCTCCGGCACAACTGGCCTGGTGGCGCAGGCCATGGGCCGGCATGACGGTGTGGAACAGCAGGCAGTGTTCTGGCGCGCCATCGGCATTGCCGTGGTCGTGGGAATCCTGTTCATCGCCGCAACGCCGCTGGTGCTTGAAGCGACCATCAGCTTCATGAACCCTGACAAGGCCGTCGCGGATGCGATGTCGACCTATGTCTCGATACGCCTCCTGTCATCGCCGATGGCACTTGGCAATTTCGTTGTGCTTGGGCTGCTGCTGGGGCAGGGCAAAGCCATGCAGGGGCTTTATCTCCAGCTCCTGCTCAACGGCGTCAATGTCGTGATGACTGTTTGGCTGGGTCTCGTCATGGGCTGGGGCGTCACGGGTATTGCCTGGGGCACAGTGCTCGGCGAAAGCGTGGCGCTGCTGGTCGGTCTCTCTGTGATTTATCTGCAATTTCGTTCCGTGCCCAATCCAACCCGCGCGCGCATCCTGGACGTGCACGAAATCCGCCGCATGTTCGCAGTCAACCGGGATATCATGCTGCGGTCGTTCTTCCTGCTTATCGCCTATGCCTATTTTACCCGCGCAGGAACGCAGGCAGGTGCGGTGACACTGGCGACCAACGCTGTTCTGATGAATTTCCTGCTGATCTCAGGCTACCTGATCGATGGCGTGACCACTGCTGCCGAGCAGGTTTCCGGACGCGCTGTCGGTGCGCATTATCGTCCGGCATTCGACCGCGGCGTCAAGCTGTCATTCCTGTGGGGAATGATCCTCGCGACGTTGATGGCGATATTCTTCCTCATCTTTGGCGATGCGATCGTAGCGTTTCTGATCAAGTCCGACGAGGTGCAGTCGATGGCGTCGCTCTATCTGCCTTGGGCTGCAATGGCACCGGTTGTCGGCTTGCTGGCTTTCCATATGGACGGTGTATTCATCGGTGCAACATGGTCACGCGACATGCGCAATATGATGATCCTGTCGCTGCTTGGCTACTTCGCCGCCTATTTCATCCTGCCGCGCTTCTTCGGCAATCACGGTCTGTGGCTCGCGTTGCATCTGTTTTTGGGTCTACGCGGCCTTTCGCTCTTGTTGATTCTGCCAAGCCGGGCCCGACTGCAATTTGCAGATTAA
- a CDS encoding CAP domain-containing protein gives MSEKKSHLSRRNFLGFAGMTAILPLAACQTVTRTPGKSAVASSSASSNMQAIRSASGLGGLSANSALERAALQQAGYMASAGRMSHTTSWGRGFASRVRDNEIRGLAAENIAVGSMDMDELFARWMASPPHRRNMLDPKFTRFGLAYAESANGSTKRYWALVLAA, from the coding sequence ATGTCCGAAAAGAAATCTCACCTGTCGCGGCGCAACTTTTTGGGTTTCGCCGGGATGACTGCTATTTTGCCACTGGCTGCCTGCCAGACCGTGACGCGCACGCCCGGCAAAAGTGCGGTGGCCTCGTCATCCGCCAGCTCCAATATGCAGGCGATCCGCTCCGCGAGTGGGCTCGGTGGATTGTCCGCCAACTCAGCGCTTGAGCGCGCCGCCTTGCAGCAAGCGGGTTACATGGCAAGCGCAGGTCGCATGAGCCACACGACGAGTTGGGGCCGCGGCTTTGCTTCTCGTGTCAGAGACAACGAGATCCGCGGTTTGGCCGCTGAAAATATCGCGGTGGGCAGCATGGACATGGACGAGCTTTTCGCCAGATGGATGGCGTCGCCACCGCATCGGCGCAACATGCTGGATCCGAAATTTACCCGTTTCGGTCTGGCCTATGCGGAATCTGCAAATGGCAGCACCAAACGTTATTGGGCCCTTGTGCTCGCCGCTTAG
- a CDS encoding DUF6460 domain-containing protein produces the protein MSEGMNRFLGDTPGRVLLKLIVVSLVVGVVMSTFDWSPMDILYGVENFVRRIWNLGFGAIERFAAYFILGAVVVIPCFIILRLLSYRR, from the coding sequence ATGTCCGAAGGAATGAATCGCTTTTTGGGTGATACGCCGGGCCGGGTCCTCTTGAAACTCATCGTGGTTTCCCTTGTTGTCGGCGTCGTGATGAGCACCTTCGACTGGTCGCCCATGGATATTCTTTATGGCGTCGAAAATTTCGTCCGGCGCATCTGGAATCTCGGCTTTGGTGCAATCGAGCGCTTTGCGGCCTATTTCATTCTGGGCGCTGTTGTTGTCATTCCCTGCTTCATCATTCTGCGGCTGCTAAGCTACAGACGCTGA
- a CDS encoding 2'-deoxycytidine 5'-triphosphate deaminase: MNRREAGILADSGIRALHQAGALKTERDFDSDQIQPASLDLRLGRRAYRVRASFMPGPGTPVIDKLDRLKLHEIDLTEGAVLETGCVYIVPLLESLSLPAEVSASANPKSSTGRLDIFTRVIVDGAQEFDKVPAGYHGPLYLEVSPRTFPIVARTGSRLSQIRFRTGRAQLEEIELTALHAAETLVASDTPNISGGGIALSIDLTGDKNGLVGYRGKHHTGVVDVDKRGVHDLFDFWEPIHDRGSRELVLDPDEFYILVSREAVHVPPLYAAEMTPFDPLVGEFRVHYAGFFDPGFGHTAAGGTGSRAVLEVRSHEVPFILEHGQIVGRLIYEHMLERPKALYGTDLGSNYQAQGLKLSKHFR; encoded by the coding sequence ATGAACAGACGTGAAGCGGGCATTCTGGCGGATAGTGGTATCAGGGCACTGCATCAGGCAGGCGCGCTTAAAACCGAACGCGACTTCGACAGCGACCAGATCCAGCCCGCCAGTCTCGATCTGCGACTTGGGCGACGAGCCTACCGCGTCCGCGCCAGCTTCATGCCTGGGCCGGGAACGCCGGTTATCGACAAGCTGGATCGTCTGAAACTGCACGAGATCGATCTGACCGAGGGCGCGGTTCTTGAGACCGGTTGCGTTTATATCGTGCCCCTGCTGGAAAGCCTCAGCCTGCCCGCCGAGGTATCGGCCTCAGCCAATCCAAAAAGCTCGACGGGACGCCTCGATATCTTCACGCGCGTGATCGTTGATGGCGCGCAGGAATTCGACAAGGTGCCTGCGGGCTATCACGGCCCACTCTATCTCGAGGTAAGCCCGCGCACCTTCCCGATCGTGGCACGGACTGGATCGCGCCTGTCGCAGATACGTTTCCGCACGGGGCGGGCTCAGCTGGAAGAGATCGAACTGACGGCTCTGCACGCTGCGGAAACCTTGGTTGCGTCCGACACGCCCAATATCTCCGGCGGCGGCATCGCACTGTCGATTGACCTGACGGGCGACAAGAATGGCCTTGTGGGCTATCGCGGCAAGCACCACACCGGCGTCGTCGATGTCGACAAGCGCGGCGTGCACGATCTTTTCGATTTCTGGGAGCCAATCCATGATCGCGGTTCACGCGAGCTGGTGCTTGATCCGGATGAGTTTTACATTCTCGTTTCGCGCGAGGCAGTGCATGTGCCGCCGCTCTATGCCGCCGAAATGACACCCTTCGATCCGCTGGTGGGGGAGTTCCGCGTGCATTATGCCGGTTTCTTCGATCCGGGCTTCGGTCACACGGCAGCAGGCGGAACGGGAAGTCGCGCGGTTCTCGAAGTGCGCAGCCACGAAGTGCCATTCATTCTCGAGCACGGCCAGATCGTCGGCCGGCTGATCTACGAGCACATGCTGGAACGACCCAAGGCGCTTTATGGCACCGATCTCGGTTCCAACTACCAGGCGCAGGGGCTGAAACTCTCCAAGCATTTCAGGTGA
- a CDS encoding O-succinylhomoserine sulfhydrylase: MTKTTTRKLRPATNLVHAGTLRSGFGETSEALFLTQGFVYPSAEAAEARFKGEEPGFIYSRYANPTTDMFEKRMCALEGAEDARATASGMAAVAAAIICQVKAGDHVLAARAMFGSCRYIIETLLPRYGVDFTLIDGSKIENWQKAVRPNTKVLFLESPTNPTLEVIDIAAVAKVANSVGAKLIVDNVFATPLFQKPLELGAHIVIYSTTKHIDGHGRCLGGIILSDKQWIDENLHEYFRHTGPGLSPFNSWVMLKGLETLTVRVQQQTANAAKIADFLADHPAVTKVLYPGRADHPQADIVAKQMSGGSTLIAFEVKGGKKATFDVENALEIIQISNNLGDSKSLITHPTTTTHKNLTDEARAELGISDGLLRLSVGLEDVNDLIEDLDTALKAAR, translated from the coding sequence ATGACCAAGACGACCACCCGCAAGCTGCGCCCCGCAACAAATCTTGTCCACGCCGGAACCTTGCGCTCCGGTTTCGGCGAGACATCGGAAGCCCTGTTTCTGACACAAGGTTTTGTCTATCCCAGTGCAGAGGCTGCTGAGGCCCGTTTCAAAGGCGAAGAGCCAGGTTTCATCTATTCCCGCTATGCCAATCCGACGACCGACATGTTTGAAAAGCGCATGTGCGCTCTGGAAGGCGCAGAAGACGCGCGCGCCACGGCGTCGGGCATGGCAGCTGTAGCTGCAGCAATCATCTGTCAGGTCAAGGCGGGTGATCACGTTCTAGCAGCCCGCGCAATGTTTGGCTCCTGCCGCTACATTATCGAGACACTGCTTCCACGATATGGCGTCGACTTCACCCTGATCGATGGCTCAAAGATCGAAAACTGGCAGAAGGCCGTCCGCCCCAATACGAAGGTGCTGTTCCTCGAAAGCCCAACGAATCCGACGCTGGAAGTCATCGATATTGCCGCCGTGGCAAAAGTTGCCAATTCCGTCGGCGCCAAGCTGATCGTCGACAATGTCTTCGCAACGCCGCTGTTCCAGAAGCCCCTGGAGCTCGGCGCGCATATTGTCATCTATTCGACGACCAAGCACATTGACGGCCATGGCCGCTGTCTGGGTGGGATCATCCTATCCGACAAACAGTGGATCGATGAAAATCTCCATGAATACTTCCGCCATACAGGCCCAGGTCTCAGCCCGTTCAATTCATGGGTAATGCTCAAGGGTCTCGAAACGCTAACTGTGCGCGTCCAGCAGCAAACCGCGAATGCAGCGAAGATCGCCGATTTCCTTGCCGACCATCCAGCGGTCACGAAAGTTCTCTATCCGGGCCGCGCTGACCACCCTCAGGCCGACATCGTCGCCAAGCAGATGAGCGGGGGCTCAACGCTGATTGCATTCGAGGTCAAAGGCGGAAAGAAGGCGACGTTTGACGTCGAAAACGCCCTGGAAATTATCCAGATCTCCAATAATCTCGGCGATTCAAAGAGCTTGATTACTCATCCGACCACGACGACACACAAGAACCTCACCGATGAGGCACGCGCCGAGCTGGGCATTTCCGATGGCCTGCTGCGACTTTCAGTCGGGCTGGAAGACGTGAACGATCTGATCGAAGATCTCGACACTGCGCTCAAGGCTGCACGTTAA
- a CDS encoding MmcQ/YjbR family DNA-binding protein, translated as MSPEAFAEMALSFPETIQGSHFDTTDFRVSGKIFATLRPEKERGVLSLSRGDQELLRETSGEMFEPVPGSWGEKGWTFVILHSADPDAVRHAMAMAWRKAAPKSVSARHVL; from the coding sequence ATGAGTCCCGAAGCTTTCGCAGAGATGGCGCTTTCATTTCCTGAAACTATTCAGGGGAGTCATTTTGACACGACTGATTTCCGTGTGAGCGGCAAAATCTTCGCAACGCTCCGCCCTGAAAAGGAGCGTGGCGTACTGTCGCTTTCACGCGGCGACCAGGAACTTTTACGCGAAACTTCGGGAGAGATGTTCGAACCGGTGCCGGGAAGCTGGGGTGAGAAGGGGTGGACTTTCGTTATACTTCACAGCGCCGACCCGGACGCCGTGCGACATGCCATGGCTATGGCCTGGAGGAAGGCCGCGCCGAAATCAGTCTCGGCGCGGCATGTTCTATGA
- the apaG gene encoding Co2+/Mg2+ efflux protein ApaG, with protein MYRAITRDIEVTVEPFYLEEQSNPEENRYVWGYRITIANESEGTVQLRARYWKITDGNGHVEEVRGPGVIGEQPILNPGDSFQYSSGCPLTTTSGVMTGRYTMQTDAGERFDIEIPAFSLDLPDQLRTLN; from the coding sequence ATGTATAGAGCGATCACGCGTGATATCGAAGTAACTGTCGAACCATTCTATCTGGAGGAGCAATCCAATCCGGAGGAGAACCGTTATGTATGGGGCTACCGGATCACCATAGCCAATGAATCCGAGGGAACGGTACAATTGCGCGCGCGCTACTGGAAAATCACCGATGGCAATGGGCATGTGGAAGAAGTGCGGGGACCCGGCGTGATCGGTGAGCAACCTATTCTCAACCCCGGCGATAGTTTCCAGTACTCGTCGGGCTGCCCGCTGACGACGACATCGGGTGTCATGACCGGCCGCTATACGATGCAAACCGATGCCGGGGAACGCTTTGACATCGAGATTCCGGCCTTCTCCCTCGACCTCCCCGACCAGTTGCGGACATTGAACTGA